A genomic window from Anthonomus grandis grandis chromosome 2, icAntGran1.3, whole genome shotgun sequence includes:
- the LOC126750088 gene encoding cystathionine beta-synthase-like isoform X1, with product MNGINQINCPLNGHNNAVKNGKIAYVAPINGDEFVIPDAPRRCTWSKEASRSEMENPHTKRDWKRTDKIASNVLQLIGNTPMVKLNSIPKKAGVKCNVYAKLEYFNPGGSIKDRIAKRMIEDAEKQGTLKPGMTIIEPSSGNTGVGVALASAIKGYKCIIVMSEKMSNEKIAVINALGARLIKTPITADSYAEDGIFGVASRLHKEIPDSLILDQFSNPGNPLAHYDTTAEEILDQCDHKVDMLVLGAGTGGTITGISRKFKEVSPKTKIVGVDPEGSVFALPENLNNTDVTFFEVEGLGYDFVPTSLDQTVVDQWIKTNDQESLTMARKLIREEGILCGTSSGAAVSAAIKLAKELPEGQNVVVVIPDSIRNYLTKFVSDHWMEAKGFQACENINKHWWWEHNAKNLKFRPTVAVEASCLCLNVVNLMKIKQVNEVVVLKPDGSILGTVTKKILINYMLANQVLASDTVEKATIRIYPKVDVSTGNLGLISRILEKESYVIITQTNGAAKYERPVGIMGIDELYEYICRAESDKC from the exons ATGAACGGTATAAACCAGATAAATTGTCCATTAAATGGACATAATAATGCggttaaaaatggaaaaatcgcGTATGTGGCCCCGATTAACGGAGACGAGTTCGTTATACCGGATGCACCGAGGAGGTGCACTTGGAGTAAGGAGGCGAGCAGAAGTGAAATGGAGAATCCTCACACCAAAAGGGATTG gaaaagaACCGACAAAATAGCCTCAAACGTATTACAACTCATAGGAAACACGCCGATGGTGAAGCTCAATTCGATTCCTAAAAAAGCAGGAGTAAAATGCAACGTTT ATGCCAAATTGGAATATTTCAATCCGGGAGGTTCGATCAAAGACCGCATAGCAAAAAGGATGATCGAAGATGCGGAAAAACAGGGAACACTCAAACCCGGAATGACCATTATAGAACCGTCCTCCGGGAATACCGGAGTGGGCGTGGCACTAGCATCAGCGATTAAAG GTTACAAATGCATCATTGTGATGAGCGAGAAAATGTCCAACGAAAAAATCGCGGTAATCAACGCTTTGGGGGCGCGTTTAATAAAAACCCCCATAACGGCCGACTCGTATGCGGAAGATGGGATCTTCGGGGTGGCCAGTCGCCTCCATAAAGAAATTCCCGATTCGCTTATTTTGGATCAA ttttcgaATCCTGGAAATCCTTTGGCTCATTATGATACCACCGCGGAAGAAATCCTGGATCAGTGTGATCATAAAGTGGATATGCTT GTCCTAGGTGCAGGTACAGGAGGTACAATAACAGGTATCAGCAGGAAATTCAAAGAAGTATCCCCAAAAACGAAAATAGTCGGGGTAGATCCTGAAGGATCAGTTTTTGCTCTGCCAGAAAACTTAAACAACACAGACGTAACCTTCTTCGAAGTCGAAGGGTTGGGTTATGATTTTGTTCCAACCTCTCTGGATCAAACCGTGGTTGATCAATGGATCAAAACTAATGATCAGGAGAGTTTAACGATGGCTAGGAAACTTATAAGAGAAGAAGGGATTTTGTGTG GAACTAGTAGCGGTGCAGCCGTAAGTGCAGCAATAAAACTCGCTAAAGAGTTACCAGAAGGGCAGAATGTCGTAGTGGTCATCCCCGATAGTATTCGAAACTATTTGACGAAATTCGTGTCTGACCACTGGATGGAAGCCAAAGGGTTCCAAGCatgtgaaaatattaataagcaTTG GTGGTGGGAGCATAAtgctaaaaacctaaaatttagaCCAACAGTTGCTGTGGAGGCAAGTTGTTTATGCCTTAATGTTGtaaatttgatgaaaattaaacaGGTTAATGAGGTGGTTGTTTTAAAGCCTGATGG gAGTATATTAGGGACAGTAAccaaaaagattttaattaattatatgctGGCTAATCAAGTGCTTGCCAGCGATACAGTGGAGAAAGCTACTATAAGAATATACCCTAAAGTGGATGTTAGTACCGGAAATTTGGGTTTGATATCTCGGATTTTGGAAAAAGAGAGTTACGTGATTATAACTCAGACAAATG GTGCTGCAAAATATGAAAGACCTGTAGGAATAATGGGTATTGATGAGCTGTATGAGTACATTTGTCGGGCAGAAAGTGACAAATGTTGA
- the LOC126750088 gene encoding cystathionine beta-synthase-like isoform X2 — translation MVKLNSIPKKAGVKCNVYAKLEYFNPGGSIKDRIAKRMIEDAEKQGTLKPGMTIIEPSSGNTGVGVALASAIKGYKCIIVMSEKMSNEKIAVINALGARLIKTPITADSYAEDGIFGVASRLHKEIPDSLILDQFSNPGNPLAHYDTTAEEILDQCDHKVDMLVLGAGTGGTITGISRKFKEVSPKTKIVGVDPEGSVFALPENLNNTDVTFFEVEGLGYDFVPTSLDQTVVDQWIKTNDQESLTMARKLIREEGILCGTSSGAAVSAAIKLAKELPEGQNVVVVIPDSIRNYLTKFVSDHWMEAKGFQACENINKHWWWEHNAKNLKFRPTVAVEASCLCLNVVNLMKIKQVNEVVVLKPDGSILGTVTKKILINYMLANQVLASDTVEKATIRIYPKVDVSTGNLGLISRILEKESYVIITQTNGAAKYERPVGIMGIDELYEYICRAESDKC, via the exons ATGGTGAAGCTCAATTCGATTCCTAAAAAAGCAGGAGTAAAATGCAACGTTT ATGCCAAATTGGAATATTTCAATCCGGGAGGTTCGATCAAAGACCGCATAGCAAAAAGGATGATCGAAGATGCGGAAAAACAGGGAACACTCAAACCCGGAATGACCATTATAGAACCGTCCTCCGGGAATACCGGAGTGGGCGTGGCACTAGCATCAGCGATTAAAG GTTACAAATGCATCATTGTGATGAGCGAGAAAATGTCCAACGAAAAAATCGCGGTAATCAACGCTTTGGGGGCGCGTTTAATAAAAACCCCCATAACGGCCGACTCGTATGCGGAAGATGGGATCTTCGGGGTGGCCAGTCGCCTCCATAAAGAAATTCCCGATTCGCTTATTTTGGATCAA ttttcgaATCCTGGAAATCCTTTGGCTCATTATGATACCACCGCGGAAGAAATCCTGGATCAGTGTGATCATAAAGTGGATATGCTT GTCCTAGGTGCAGGTACAGGAGGTACAATAACAGGTATCAGCAGGAAATTCAAAGAAGTATCCCCAAAAACGAAAATAGTCGGGGTAGATCCTGAAGGATCAGTTTTTGCTCTGCCAGAAAACTTAAACAACACAGACGTAACCTTCTTCGAAGTCGAAGGGTTGGGTTATGATTTTGTTCCAACCTCTCTGGATCAAACCGTGGTTGATCAATGGATCAAAACTAATGATCAGGAGAGTTTAACGATGGCTAGGAAACTTATAAGAGAAGAAGGGATTTTGTGTG GAACTAGTAGCGGTGCAGCCGTAAGTGCAGCAATAAAACTCGCTAAAGAGTTACCAGAAGGGCAGAATGTCGTAGTGGTCATCCCCGATAGTATTCGAAACTATTTGACGAAATTCGTGTCTGACCACTGGATGGAAGCCAAAGGGTTCCAAGCatgtgaaaatattaataagcaTTG GTGGTGGGAGCATAAtgctaaaaacctaaaatttagaCCAACAGTTGCTGTGGAGGCAAGTTGTTTATGCCTTAATGTTGtaaatttgatgaaaattaaacaGGTTAATGAGGTGGTTGTTTTAAAGCCTGATGG gAGTATATTAGGGACAGTAAccaaaaagattttaattaattatatgctGGCTAATCAAGTGCTTGCCAGCGATACAGTGGAGAAAGCTACTATAAGAATATACCCTAAAGTGGATGTTAGTACCGGAAATTTGGGTTTGATATCTCGGATTTTGGAAAAAGAGAGTTACGTGATTATAACTCAGACAAATG GTGCTGCAAAATATGAAAGACCTGTAGGAATAATGGGTATTGATGAGCTGTATGAGTACATTTGTCGGGCAGAAAGTGACAAATGTTGA